Below is a window of Bacteroidia bacterium DNA.
AAGTTCAGACTTATTGATAGCATTGATGACAATCTCAAAGTAACGATTAGGCACAAAATCCAGTAGTGCCCGTTTAAGCTCTCTACTATCATGAAGCATGAAAAAAGCCATAATAGGTACAATAAGAAAGTACAGCAAAACATCCAAAGTTGTGGATGCCAATTGGGTAGCCATTTTTTGAATTTCATCAGAACTGATAAAATGACTTATTTTCCTTTCTACAAATTTGACTAAAAAGCCCTCTTGCCGAGTGATTCTATTACGAATAGCAAATTTTTCAATTTCTACCAAAGGTTCTTGCACTAACTTGACCAACTCTTTACTATTGACATTACTAAAATTTTCTAATTGATGAGCCACAATAGGAATCAAAAGCAAAAATAAAGAAGCAAAAAAGCAAATAATCAAACTAAATGAGATAAAAATAGCTACTGAACGCCCAATTTTTCTGTTGTATATGTGAATTTCGCTAATATAATCTACCAAAGGATGCAAAATATAGGTAAGCAAAAAAGCCACTAACAGATACTGAAAAATGACATGAAAGTAGACAATAACTGCTGCTACAAGAGCTATAATTAAGACAATATAAAAGTAACGCAATGCATTTCTAACTACATCCATACTTATGTACAAAAGTAAGTAAAAAGTAGTTATTTTTTTGGGCGTGCCCCTTGCTGACGCAAGGGTCGGGGCATTCCGCACTGCGCTTCGCTTCGGTACTTCGCTG
It encodes the following:
- a CDS encoding AI-2E family transporter, translating into SEVPKRSAVRNAPTLASARGTPKKITTFYLLLYISMDVVRNALRYFYIVLIIALVAAVIVYFHVIFQYLLVAFLLTYILHPLVDYISEIHIYNRKIGRSVAIFISFSLIICFFASLFLLLIPIVAHQLENFSNVNSKELVKLVQEPLVEIEKFAIRNRITRQEGFLVKFVERKISHFISSDEIQKMATQLASTTLDVLLYFLIVPIMAFFMLHDSRELKRALLDFVPNRYFEIVINAINKSELLLRRYLYGLFLQSLSVTLMSFIFCKIFGLRDALIIAIFFGVFNVIPYLGMILTGGFALLLNVGSQIGEIIANHDTQLLKLILLKVVLSIGIVHFIDANITQPLIFSKSVNAHPLEIFVVILAGAFVAGIIGMAVCVPTYMIGKILIREFFWAYKNYTVFRQ